CGGCGCCATGCCGACGAAGAAGGCGTTGTACCAACGCAGGTTCCTCAGGGCCACGGAACCCAGCACGAATCCATGGCCTTCCCGTCGAGGCAACACCGTGAAGCGCGCCGGATCACCATTGAGCAGCTTGCCCACCAGCCAATGGCAGGCCTCATGGCAGAGGGTGCCCGGCAGGGCCAGCAGGGCGCATAGCCAGAAGGAACGCCGCGCCCGGTTCAGCAGCCAGAGCATGATGGCCATGGCCAAGGGGTACAGCAGAGGCAGGGTTGCGCGACCCGCTCCCCACCGCCAGATCTGTGACACCGCCGCTCCGTGCATGGGGTCATTGGAGCATCCCGCGGATCCCGGATCCACTCCGGCCGCCATGTTGATCGAGAGTCGATGGGCATAAGGGTGGCTTCTGGCCTGAGAGCCCTTTGGGAAGACGCAGGTCGACCTTCCAGGGACCTAGCGGGGATTTGATCTGTCTCGATACCTCGCCCGGGATGCGACTATCGTGGAAACCACCCCAGCCTTTTCCGACGGGCCCAGCCCGTTTCTTTCTCAGGAGCCATGCATGCGCCTCAGGTCCTTGACCCCCTTCCTGGTGGGAGCCGCCCTCGTGGCTGGCCCTGATCCATCGGCCAAACGCCCGGTGTGGCGGGTGCCCGTGGAGGTGAAAACCCTCGCCAACGGCCTGACCGTGGTGGTTTCCGAGGACCACGCCATGCCCACGGTGGGGGTGAGCATGGTCTACCGCGTGGGCATGCGGCTGGAACCCAAGGGCCGCACAGGCTTCGCGCACCTCTTTGAGCACATGATGTTCGAGGGCACCCCCGTGGCGAAGAAGGGCGTGTTCGACCGCGTCATCCAGGGCGGTGGCGGCCTGAACAACGGCTCCACCCGCTATGACTTCACGAACTACATCGAGTCGGCGCCCGCTTCGGCCCTGGAGCCCATTCTTTGGCTGGAAGCCGACCGGCTCAAGGCCCTGGATTTTTCCCCCCAGAACCTCAAGAACCAGCAGGAAGTGGTGAAGGAGGAGATCCGCGTCAACGTGAAGAACCAGCCCTACGGCTCGTTCTGGCTGGACCTTCCCGCCGCGGCCTACGCGAAATGGGAAAACAACCACGACGGTTACGGGTCCTTCGAGGATCTGGACCGCGCCGACCTGAAGGACGTGCAAACCTTCCACAGCACCTACTACACCCCCAGCAATGCCGTGCTCGGCATCGCCGGAGACGTGAAGGCGGCGGAGGTCTTCGCGCTCGTTGAAAAACACTTCGGCCACATTCCCAGCGGGCCCAAACCCGCCCTGCCCGATCTCAAGGAGCCCCTGAACACCCAGGAAGTGCGTCTGGTGAAGACGGACCCCCTGGCCCGGGTGCCCGCCATCGTGATGGGCTGGAAGATGCCTGAGCGCGGCAGCAAGGATCATGCGGCCGCCGCCGTGCTGTCCGAGCTGCTGGTGGGCGGCGAAGCCTCCCGCGTCTACCTCGGGCTGGTGAAGGGCAAGGAGCTGCTGCTGAACGCCAGCGGCGGCCTCAACTCCGCCCTGGGCGGCCCCTGGGATTTCGACGGCCAGACCCTGTTCAGCCTCTTCGCCCTCTACAAGCCCAATGCGGACGCCGACAAGATCCTCGCTGCGGTGGACGAGATTATCGCCTCGGTCGGCAAACAGGGTGTCTCCGCCGCCGAGTTGGAGCGTACCAAAACCAAGATGCTGTCCGACTACTACTCCGAGGTGGAAATCCCCCTGTCGCGTGCGGATGTCCTCGCGAAGATGCAGGCCCTCTGGGGCAGCGCAGCCCAGATCAATGAGATCCCCAAGCTCATCGAAGGTGTGACGGCCGAAGACCTCAAACGCGTGGCCGCCACCTACCTGACCCGGCCCAACCGCACCGTCATCGACTACCACACCGCCCCGGCGAAGAACTGAGGAGATGGACATGAAGCTCACCCGCCACGCCCTGGTTCTGATGCTCGCCTCCTGCGGGCTCGGCCTCTTCGCCGGCCACGAGGAAGCGCCCCTGCCCAAGGACCTGCCGCCCTACGGCGCCGAACGCCCGATCCCGCCCCTGGCCATCACGCAGCGCACCCTGCCCAATGGGCTCACGGTCTGGCTCCTGAACCGCCCGGGTTTCCCCAAGGTCGCCGCCACCCTCGCCGTGCGCGGCGGCAACGCCCATGATGCCCCCACAGCCCAGGGCCTGAGCGGCCTCATGGCGGGCCTGCTGACGGAGGGCACCGCCCGGCGCAGCTCCAAACAGATCGCCGAGGAACTCCAAACCATCGGCGGCGACCTGGGCGGGTACGCGGGCCCCGACGCCGTCTTCATCCAAGCTTCGAGCCTGAGCCACGGGCTGCCCACCCTGCTTGATCTCCTGGCGGACGTGGCCCGGCACCCCGCCTTCCCCGCCAACGAGGTGGAGCTCGCCAAGGCGAACACCCTGCAGGGCC
This sequence is a window from Geothrix sp. PMB-07. Protein-coding genes within it:
- a CDS encoding pitrilysin family protein — encoded protein: MRLRSLTPFLVGAALVAGPDPSAKRPVWRVPVEVKTLANGLTVVVSEDHAMPTVGVSMVYRVGMRLEPKGRTGFAHLFEHMMFEGTPVAKKGVFDRVIQGGGGLNNGSTRYDFTNYIESAPASALEPILWLEADRLKALDFSPQNLKNQQEVVKEEIRVNVKNQPYGSFWLDLPAAAYAKWENNHDGYGSFEDLDRADLKDVQTFHSTYYTPSNAVLGIAGDVKAAEVFALVEKHFGHIPSGPKPALPDLKEPLNTQEVRLVKTDPLARVPAIVMGWKMPERGSKDHAAAAVLSELLVGGEASRVYLGLVKGKELLLNASGGLNSALGGPWDFDGQTLFSLFALYKPNADADKILAAVDEIIASVGKQGVSAAELERTKTKMLSDYYSEVEIPLSRADVLAKMQALWGSAAQINEIPKLIEGVTAEDLKRVAATYLTRPNRTVIDYHTAPAKN